In the genome of Pieris rapae chromosome 6, ilPieRapa1.1, whole genome shotgun sequence, one region contains:
- the LOC110991631 gene encoding protein Smaug, translated as MNGTFYEQLGSVAGVFEQWGTCERTVVACALARRVPWPGLRLVQRTVEAALQNHVEDERLERDANDETLLATLLAARVSDVEEEDGERLRKLLALLPLLRTDNERAKNVYVGAAPALVQRCVDAPRRTIAPDLCRQLLSYLLVHPALSLHDQRTLTQWLRYLENHISGNRNSESVWQQRLDHCLLPETNIWNTNSTFRRTIGKNVEFRGILDTVDPASYTDLLQESFSKNGRDVDISIEGDIFDPVIVQPKSQRSNSLTPPSTNFLQMSSSAENLSDEPFQKPRSFSLSSEHSLGHLRPIGGMYGTTGSETRLDDLRSNNYTEHPGMTTVAQWLKSLRLHKYVWLFTNISYEQMMAMDEKHLEKLGVTKGARHKILLSIKKLNERSSILESVQSELKSGPGPGPLLRALDKLRGVMLSPMPPASDLPAALVVALDLASKCLTGSGGAEGEDFADPMSLHCWLVEKALHHESFLGGGLRETLRRLRHRLPPRQFFQHVSDMPAHRRNKPRWRAGPAPRGRRWTPPTPRGKSHSYPPFPPHALPPAAHPQHEDYSSLDALCLQMTEQAID; from the exons GAAGACGAGCGTCTCGAACGAGATGCTAATGATGAAACCCTTCTAGCCACATTATTGGCGGCCAGAGTTAGTGACGTTGAAGAAGAAg atGGTGAAAGACTGCGTAAACTCCTAGCCTTGCTGCCTCTGCTAAGGACAGACAACGAGCGAGCCAAGAATGTATATGTGGGTGCTGCTCCAGCTCTAGTACAGAGATGTGTGGATGCACCAAGGCGCACTATAGCTCCAGACTTATGTCGACAACTTTTGTCATATCTTCTTGTACATCCTGCCTTGTCCCTTCATGATCAGAG GACCTTGACACAATGGCTACGCTATCTAGAAAACCACATCTCAGGCAACAGAAACTCAGAATCTGTTTGGCAACAACGCTTAGACCATTGTCTCCTCCCGGAGACTAACATTTGGAATACCAATAGCACCTTTAGACGCACCATTGGGAAGAATGTAGAGTTTAGGGGAATACTAGACACGGTAGATCCCGCTTCCTACACAGATTTGTTGCAGGAATCTTTTTCGAAGAACGGCAGAGACGTGGACATTAGCATAGAAGGAGACATCTTCGATCCTGTGATCGTTCAGCCCAAATCGCAGAGGTCTAATAGCTTAACCCCACCGTCAACCAACTTTTTACAGATGTCCTCCTCGGCCGAGAATCTAAGCGACGAACCGTTTCAGAAACCTCGAAGTTTTTCTTTATCCAGCGAACACAGTTTAGGCCACTTGAGGCCGATCGGCGGAATGTACGGGACTACGGGCAGCGAGACGAGACTGGACGATCTGAGGTCCAACAATTACACCGAGCACCCCGGGATGACCACGGTGGCTCAGTGGTTGAAGAGCCTGCGCCTGCACAAATACGTGTGGCTCTTCACCAACATTTCGTACGAGCAGATGATGGCCATGGACGAGAAGCATTTGGAGAAGTTGG GCGTGACGAAAGGCGCTCGGCACAAGATCCTGCTGTCCATAAAGAAGCTGAACGAACGGTCGTCCATCCTGGAGAGCGTGCAGAGCGAACTGAAGTCGGGGCCCGGGCCGGGGCCTCTGCTGCGGGCCCTGGACAAGCTTCGAGGGGTGATGCTGTCCCCCATGCCGCCGGCGTCCGATCTGCCCGCGGCCTTGGTGGTCGCGCTTGATTTGGCGTCCAAATGTCTAACCGGGAGCGGAGGGGCCGAGGGTGAGGACTTCGCGGACCCCATGTCCCTGCACTGCTGGCTCGTCGAGAAG GCCCTGCACCACGAGTCCTTCCTCGGCGGAGGCCTGCGAGAGACCCTCCGACGCCTCCGCCATCGCCTGCCCCCGAGGCAGTTCTTCCAGCACGTCAGCGACATGCCGGCGCATCGAAGGAACAAGCCCAG ATGGCGCGCGGGGCCGGCCCCCCGGGGACGCCGCTGGACGCCCCCCACCCCCCGCGGCAAGTCCCACTCGTACCCGCCCTTCCCCCCGCACGCCCTGCCCCCCGCCGCCCACCCTCAGCACGAAGACTACTCCAGCCTCGACGCCCTCTGCCTGCAGATGACGGAGCAGGCCATCGACTGA